TTGGGCTATGTCTTCGGTCAGCAGGTAGAGGTTACAAGAGTAGGGTCATTCAGTTTCTAAAAGGCGGCGACAGATCAGGGGAACTACTTGCCTGTGAAGAGTATCTTCAAAAGATGGTGGAGATTCATACTTACGGCAGAGAAGGATTTATAGGGGGAGAACCTCTTGAAGAAGACTATGATATGGCAGAAGAAGCTTTAGAAAAAGCCAGGGAAGTCCTTAATGATCCGGAAGTTGGCCTTGTAATATTAGATGAGGTTAATGTTGCTGTTTCTCTTGGTCTTTTGGGGGTTAATGAGGTTTTGGAGCTGTTAAAAGAAAAGCCTGAAGATAAGCATGTAGTATTAACCGGCAGGGAAGCACACAGAAAGCTAATTGAAATAGCTGATACAGTTACTGTTTTTGATGAGAACAAACATCATTTTAGTGCCGGGGTATCAGCAGTAGAAGGGATTGAGTACTAATGAGTAATGATGAACTCTGTCCATGTATAATGTTTCAGGGAACTTCCTCTGATGCTGGTAAGAGTGTTCTTGCAACGGCACTGTGTAGAATTTTGGCTAATATGGGTTATAAGGTAGCCCCTTTCAAAGCTCAAAACATGGCCAATAACTCCTATGTCACAGAAGAGGGACATGAGATTGGTAGAGCACAAGGGGCTCAGGCAGAAGCTAGTAAAGCAAAAGCAGAAGCTTCCATGAACCCTATACTTTTAAAACCATCTAGTGACGGTGCTTCCCAGGTTGTTGTGATGGGAAAAGCTCTAGAAGAGGTAAAAGCCAAAGAGTACAGGGAAAACTGGGTACCGTATCTATGGCCTAAAGTTCAAGAAGCTTTGTATGAGTTAAGAAAAAAATATGATTTTGTTGTGATGGAAGGGGCAGGAAGCCCCGCAGAGGTAAACTTAAGGGAAAGGGATTTGACCAACATGGAAGTGGCAGGTGAAGGTGATGCAAGAGTGGTTCTTGTTAGTGATGTAGAAAAAGGGGGAATGCTTGCTTCTGTAGTTGGCACCCTGGAGTTACTAGAAGACTGGGAAAGAGATCTAGTTTATGGGATAGTTGTAAACAAATTTAGAGGGGACTACAAATTATTAGAGCCAGGATTAGACTTTTTGGAAAAGAAAACAGGTAAGCGAGTACTTGGAGTCATTCCATATTTTACCGAAGAACTTGTTGAAGCTGAGGATTCTTTGTCTTTGTCTAGAAAGATTTCCAGTGGAAGTGATGGAATGGAAGGGGATAAAGCCAAAGGAAAAATAAAAGTTGGAGTTGTTAATTTAAGCAGAA
The Natranaerofaba carboxydovora genome window above contains:
- the cobO gene encoding cob(I)yrinic acid a,c-diamide adenosyltransferase; protein product: MNRRGRFNMGEEQKGLVIIHTGPGKGKTTAAFGLCLRSAGRGYKSRVIQFLKGGDRSGELLACEEYLQKMVEIHTYGREGFIGGEPLEEDYDMAEEALEKAREVLNDPEVGLVILDEVNVAVSLGLLGVNEVLELLKEKPEDKHVVLTGREAHRKLIEIADTVTVFDENKHHFSAGVSAVEGIEY
- a CDS encoding cobyric acid synthase; this encodes MSNDELCPCIMFQGTSSDAGKSVLATALCRILANMGYKVAPFKAQNMANNSYVTEEGHEIGRAQGAQAEASKAKAEASMNPILLKPSSDGASQVVVMGKALEEVKAKEYRENWVPYLWPKVQEALYELRKKYDFVVMEGAGSPAEVNLRERDLTNMEVAGEGDARVVLVSDVEKGGMLASVVGTLELLEDWERDLVYGIVVNKFRGDYKLLEPGLDFLEKKTGKRVLGVIPYFTEELVEAEDSLSLSRKISSGSDGMEGDKAKGKIKVGVVNLSRISNFTDFDPLEQHPEIEFKYLPLEKEIDDIDCLILPGTKASRQDLINFMESKLYSSIKENNIFEKKPIMGVCGGYQMLGNAIKDYEGIEGRPGELEGLELLPLVTEFIKDKCTVRVSCRVTSKNNIFAPIKDENITGYEIHLGNTRVLDEDYSWLYDEKNNSKGAISKDSRILGTYLHDIFDNEKFLQWFLAWVKSWKYSNNTSRIEEFYFEDNSGRLSKEENYDKLAEIVKENLDIDSLLDGMIKK